Proteins encoded together in one Hevea brasiliensis isolate MT/VB/25A 57/8 chromosome 16, ASM3005281v1, whole genome shotgun sequence window:
- the LOC110666388 gene encoding PHD finger-like domain-containing protein 5A gives MAKHHPDLIMCRKQPGIAIGRLCEKCDGKCVICDSYVRPCTLVRVCDECNYGSFQGRCVICGGVGISDAYYCKECTQQEKDRDGCPKIVNLGSAKTDLFYERKKYGFKKR, from the coding sequence ATGGCCAAGCATCATCCTGATTTAATTATGTGCCGGAAGCAGCCGGGAATTGCCATTGGACGACTTTGTGAGAAATGTGATGGGAAATGTGTAATATGCGACTCCTACGTGCGTCCTTGTACACTTGTGCGAGTTTGTGATGAGTGCAATTATGGATCCTTCCAAGGTCGGTGTGTTATTTGTGGAGGAGTGGGTATTTCTGATGCCTACTATTGCAAAGAATGCACACAGCAAGAGAAAGATAGGGATGGATGTCCCAAAATTGTTAATTTAGGGAGTGCCAAAACAGATCTGTTCTACGAACGCAAGAAATATGGTTTTAAGAAAAGATGA